From Coffea arabica cultivar ET-39 chromosome 10e, Coffea Arabica ET-39 HiFi, whole genome shotgun sequence, one genomic window encodes:
- the LOC140015352 gene encoding uncharacterized protein, with protein sequence MDDETYPPALSSPSLPTAEQQEEPNPKKLKMSTTTCATSDDEDIDTAPSSVQEGPTPQKKPRYKRRKVAVFFAYCGVGYQGMQKNPGAKTIEGDLEEALFHAGAVPEQDRGCPKRFDWARSARTDKGVSAVGQVVSGRFYVDPPGLVQRLNSILPPQIRIFGYKRVTASFNAKKFCDRRRYVYLIPVFALDPSCHRDRESVLASLGSENELVKCLECSERGRKVEGIMGKRNFDSKIGLDVGKLESGISSNNQDAGTTEEKIKDFSLGANVTNHSGHLSDDTPKELENGGFDIEKTEEDEVLVQDVNQEEVKAIKKSDFRYGEEERERFNRVLQYYQGTHNFHNFTTRTKAEDPAARRYIISFDAKTTVNVEGIEFVKCEVIGQSFMLHQIRKMIGLAVAIMRNIAPESLIETAFRQDVDINVPMAPEVGLYLDECFFSSYNQKWKDSHEELSMQTYAEEAEDFKMQYIYSHIASTEHKEGVVALWLHSLNYRNYPDLRFINNNVNNDVESLGIEAKDGEK encoded by the exons ATGGACGACGAAACCTATCCTCCAGCCCTATCCTCCCCCTCACTCCCCACTGCAGAACAACAAGAAGAACCAAACCCCAAAAAGCTGAAAATGTCCACCACTACCTGCGCAACATCCGACGATGAAGATATCGACACCGCTCCTTCCTCAGTTCAAGAGGGTCCTACGCCCCAGAAAAAACCCAGATATAAGCGCCGCAAAGTCGCCGTCTTTTTCGCCTATTGCGGCGTTGGTTATCAGGGGATGCAAAAAAATCCCGGGGCTAAAACCATCGAAGGTGACCTCGAAGAGGCACTGTTTCACGCCGGCGCTGTACCCGAGCAAGACCGGGGTTGCCCAAAACGGTTCGACTGGGCCAGGTCCGCCCGAACTGATAAGGGAGTCAGCGCAGTGGGGCAAGTTGTTTCGGGCCGGTTTTACGTTGACCCTCCTGGCTTGGTCCAGCGTTTGAATTCGATTCTGCCCCCCCAGATACGGATCTTTGGTTATAAACGTGTGACGGCATCGTTTAATGCCAAAAAGTTTTGTGATAGGCGgcgctatgtgtatttgattcCTGTTTTTGCTCTTGATCCTAGCTGTCATCGTGATAGGGAGAGTGTTTTAGCTAGTTTGGGTTCTGAAAATGAGCTTGTTAAGTGCTTGGAGTGTTCTGAAAGAGGTCGCAAGGTAGAGGGAATAATGGGAAAGCGCAATTTTGATTCTAAGATTGGGTTGGATGTAGGTAAACTTGAGTCAGGCATTTCCTCGAATAATCAGGACGCTGGAACGACAGAGGAAAAAATCAAAGATTTTTCACTAGGTGCTAATGTTACTAACCATAGTGGCCATTTAAGTGATGACACTCCAAAGGAATTAGAGAATGGAGGTTTTGACATTGAGAAAACTGAGGAAGACGAAGTTTTAGTTCAGGATGTGAATCAGGAGGAGGTGAAAGCTATTAAAAAGAGCGACTTTCGCTATGGTgaggaggagagggagaggttTAATAGGGTTCTTCAATATTACCAGGGAACGCataattttcataattttacAACTAGGACGAAAGCTGAGGACCCAGCTGCCCGGAGATACATTATCTCTTTTGATGCAAAAACCACCGTCAATGTTGAAGGCATTGAATTTGTGAAGTGCGAGGTCATAGGACAGAGCTTCATGCTTCATCAGATTCGGAAAATGATCGGTCTTGCAGTTGCCATTATGAGGAATATAGCTCCTGAATCACTGATTGAAACAGCTTTTCGACA GGATGTTGACATCAATGTGCCTATGGCTCCTGAGGTTGGACTCTACCTGGATGAGTGCTTCTTCTCATCTTACAATCAGAAGTGGAAGGACAGTCATGAAGAGTTATCCATGCAAACCTATGCAGAGGAGGCAGAGGACTTTAAAATGCAGTACATCTACTCCCATATTGCCTCCACAGAACACAAGGAAGGAGTTGTAGCCCTCTGGTTGCATTCCCTGAATTATCGTAATTACCCTGATCTACGCTTCATTAACAACAACGTTAACAATGATGTGGAAAGTCTTGGGATTGAGGCCAAGGATGG